One genomic window of Desulfovibrio psychrotolerans includes the following:
- the metF gene encoding methylenetetrahydrofolate reductase [NAD(P)H], which produces MKIIDLMAARTSPFYSLEFFPPKERENWPGFFRTVERLKALDPLFASVTYGAGGSTQDNTLEITAHIKNAIGIEPMAHLTCVGADGEKITDFLDKLRAAGVHNVLALRGDAPRGVEIDWNTQAFRYASDLVTFVRDCCPDFGISVAGYPAAHPESLTFSDDLAYTKVKLDAGSDFVVTQLFFDVREYFNFVAQLRAAGVNKPVLPGILPIQSLGSIRRILTLCGANIPGKLYLALEEANEKGGDEAVKEAGLEFAVQQIRRLVDGGAPGIHLYTLNKADMCLEIAERAGL; this is translated from the coding sequence TTGAAGATAATCGACCTTATGGCTGCCCGTACCAGCCCTTTTTATTCTCTGGAATTTTTTCCGCCCAAGGAACGCGAAAACTGGCCGGGCTTTTTCCGGACCGTGGAAAGGCTGAAGGCTCTTGATCCGCTGTTTGCCTCCGTAACGTATGGTGCGGGAGGCTCCACGCAGGACAATACGCTGGAGATTACGGCGCATATTAAGAACGCCATAGGCATAGAACCCATGGCGCACCTTACCTGCGTGGGCGCGGACGGGGAGAAGATCACGGATTTTCTGGACAAGCTCCGTGCCGCCGGGGTGCACAACGTGCTTGCGCTGCGCGGGGATGCCCCCCGTGGGGTGGAGATTGACTGGAATACGCAGGCGTTTCGCTACGCGTCCGACCTGGTGACCTTTGTGCGCGACTGCTGCCCGGATTTTGGCATAAGCGTGGCCGGGTATCCCGCTGCGCATCCTGAGTCGCTCACGTTCAGCGATGATCTGGCGTACACCAAGGTCAAGCTGGATGCAGGCAGTGATTTTGTGGTTACCCAGCTGTTCTTTGACGTGCGGGAGTATTTTAATTTTGTGGCCCAGCTGCGTGCCGCAGGTGTGAACAAGCCCGTGCTGCCCGGCATTCTGCCCATTCAGAGCCTTGGCTCCATACGCCGCATTCTTACGCTGTGCGGGGCAAATATTCCCGGCAAGCTGTATCTTGCGCTGGAAGAAGCCAACGAAAAGGGCGGCGATGAAGCCGTGAAGGAAGCGGGGCTGGAATTTGCGGTACAGCAGATTCGACGTCTTGTGGACGGCGGTGCCCCCGGCATTCATCTGTACACGCTGAACAAGGCCGACATGTGCCTTGAGATTGCGGAGCGCGCGGGCCTGTAG
- a CDS encoding DUF3536 domain-containing protein, with translation MPRHLCIHGHLYQPPREDPWLGDILPEDSAAPAENWNQRITRESYAPLAWARRLDSEGRIADIMNCYEWMSFNVGPTLLSWLEQAAPSTYARMLQGDKISLARWGHGNAMAQVFHHIIMPLASAQDKNLEIAWARADFKKRFGREPEGMWLAECAADIPTLEELARQGIRFTILAPRQAAFVADIDSQEWHPVHDGHVDISVPYAVDLPSGASMAVFFYNGPLSQAAAFERLLQDGETFWNRLSGAAGNGLLTVCTDGETYGHHFTFGEMALAHVLGQAISGRDDTRLTNYAAYLEAHPPTRKVRIHEPSSWSCAHGVERWKSDCGCTDGGHPLWNQRWRGPLRDALTLMKKAADTHFQATAPALFIHPAKALTAYGETLCDRDAREQFAAAHLLPTLTDEHRRTAWQLLAMQEQSLAAFASCAWFFDEISRIEPVNGMTFALRAMELLKATGGPDMEQPFAQALSLARSNKPEEGTGEDIFRNHVLPRREGAASIILQAMLRLWAEKRLPCPGIRSTVQWRNVSVVILPTDAVGGSLSGEARIRWFPEPEGAPVQWEWTPPKAGGIRQTSITLSGPGGNVTHTFEQLPRNKRQAIAMRAMEMANIQRLAAFEEDAANAAALFEPWTEAQHDQPMGHHWKAIAPALAIAYMKHPSLTEPQRRQIARYLTESGLLAAGGRELITAWLTQRLLRFLEGPEDKLERAASFVTRAHTLLSHPDLWAVQNRAWEKGLKGDAMRAFAAAIGFRV, from the coding sequence ATGCCCCGCCATCTCTGTATCCACGGCCACCTGTACCAGCCGCCGCGCGAAGACCCGTGGCTGGGAGACATCCTCCCCGAAGACAGTGCCGCCCCCGCCGAAAACTGGAACCAGCGCATCACGCGGGAAAGCTACGCCCCGCTCGCATGGGCCCGGCGTCTGGACAGTGAAGGGCGCATTGCCGACATCATGAACTGCTACGAGTGGATGAGCTTTAACGTAGGCCCCACGCTGCTTTCATGGCTGGAGCAGGCCGCCCCCTCCACCTACGCCCGCATGCTGCAAGGCGACAAGATAAGCCTTGCCCGTTGGGGTCACGGCAACGCAATGGCACAAGTATTTCATCATATCATCATGCCTCTGGCTTCCGCGCAAGACAAGAATTTAGAAATTGCATGGGCCCGTGCCGACTTCAAAAAACGATTCGGCCGCGAGCCGGAAGGCATGTGGCTGGCAGAATGCGCGGCAGATATCCCCACGCTGGAAGAACTGGCGCGGCAAGGCATCCGTTTCACCATTCTGGCTCCACGTCAGGCCGCCTTTGTAGCAGACATAGACTCACAGGAATGGCACCCCGTGCATGACGGGCATGTGGACATCTCCGTCCCCTATGCCGTGGACCTGCCCTCCGGTGCGAGCATGGCGGTATTCTTCTACAACGGCCCCCTCTCGCAGGCCGCGGCCTTTGAACGGCTGCTGCAGGACGGCGAAACGTTCTGGAACCGGCTGAGCGGTGCCGCTGGCAACGGTCTGCTCACCGTCTGCACAGACGGAGAAACCTACGGGCACCACTTCACCTTCGGCGAAATGGCGCTTGCCCACGTGCTCGGGCAAGCCATAAGCGGCAGAGACGACACGCGCCTCACAAACTACGCCGCCTATCTGGAAGCCCACCCGCCCACCCGCAAGGTCCGCATCCACGAACCCAGTTCATGGAGCTGCGCCCACGGTGTGGAACGCTGGAAAAGCGACTGCGGTTGCACAGACGGCGGCCACCCCCTGTGGAACCAGCGCTGGCGCGGCCCGCTGCGCGATGCCCTTACCCTGATGAAAAAGGCGGCAGACACCCATTTTCAGGCCACCGCCCCCGCGCTGTTCATTCATCCGGCCAAAGCTCTCACCGCCTACGGCGAAACCCTGTGCGACCGCGATGCCCGCGAACAGTTCGCCGCCGCGCACCTTTTGCCCACCCTCACGGATGAGCACCGGCGCACCGCATGGCAGCTGCTCGCCATGCAGGAGCAATCTCTGGCCGCCTTCGCCAGTTGCGCATGGTTTTTTGACGAGATATCCCGCATAGAACCCGTAAACGGCATGACCTTCGCCCTGCGCGCCATGGAGCTGCTCAAAGCCACAGGCGGGCCGGACATGGAGCAGCCCTTTGCGCAGGCCCTTTCCCTCGCCCGCTCCAACAAACCGGAAGAAGGCACGGGAGAAGACATATTCCGCAACCATGTTCTCCCGCGCAGAGAAGGCGCGGCCAGCATCATCCTGCAGGCCATGCTGCGCCTGTGGGCAGAAAAACGCCTGCCCTGCCCCGGCATCCGCAGCACCGTGCAGTGGCGTAACGTGTCTGTGGTCATCCTGCCCACAGATGCCGTGGGCGGCAGTCTTTCAGGCGAGGCCCGCATCCGGTGGTTCCCGGAACCGGAAGGCGCACCCGTGCAATGGGAATGGACACCTCCCAAAGCGGGCGGCATCCGCCAGACCTCCATCACCCTTTCCGGCCCGGGGGGCAACGTCACCCACACCTTTGAGCAACTGCCGCGCAACAAGCGGCAGGCCATTGCCATGCGCGCCATGGAGATGGCAAACATCCAGCGTCTTGCCGCCTTTGAGGAAGACGCCGCCAATGCCGCCGCCCTGTTCGAACCGTGGACAGAGGCCCAGCACGACCAGCCCATGGGCCACCACTGGAAGGCCATCGCCCCCGCCCTGGCCATCGCCTACATGAAGCACCCCTCGCTCACAGAGCCCCAGCGCAGACAGATAGCCCGCTACCTCACGGAATCGGGCCTGCTCGCGGCAGGCGGCAGAGAACTCATAACCGCATGGCTCACCCAGCGGCTGCTGCGGTTTTTGGAAGGACCGGAAGACAAGCTGGAACGGGCGGCGTCCTTTGTAACGCGCGCGCACACCCTGCTTTCGCACCCGGACCTCTGGGCCGTGCAGAACAGGGCGTGGGAAAAGGGGCTTAAGGGAGACGCCATGCGCGCCTTTGCCGCCGCCATCGGCTTCCGCGTCTGA
- a CDS encoding phosphodiester glycosidase family protein, with translation MKSLLRTISASLLAAGMLCMLLLPPAEKAHAAGLWQSLDDGLDIATFAIFTPPSANASMVIADTPAGRPYEHTAGQTPDTTSDTTSPRSSAHTPSQITGLDNPLVILRIDPRHYEFLLLSHSEQGHSLSPFQWASQHGLSAVINASMYLPDAKTSTGYMRNGDHVNNDFIHKRFGSFFVASPFPDGRVFFREKEQPADEDTGESSPLPEGQTGSFEGEMPSATLLDRQTDDWNPLIDRYAVVVQNFRMFNAARMPLWPEDGNAFSIAAVALDAQGNLLFIHCRTPLSVYNLTRMLLDLPLRIQKAMYVEGGPQASLHIQAGNIRRTWTGRYASDFWGGVQTERPLPNVIGARKRK, from the coding sequence ATGAAAAGCCTTCTGCGCACCATATCCGCAAGCCTGCTTGCAGCTGGCATGCTCTGCATGCTGCTCCTGCCGCCTGCGGAAAAGGCTCATGCAGCGGGGCTCTGGCAGAGCTTGGATGACGGGCTGGACATAGCAACCTTCGCCATTTTCACTCCCCCGTCCGCCAATGCCTCCATGGTCATTGCAGACACCCCCGCCGGCAGGCCCTACGAACACACTGCCGGCCAAACGCCCGACACAACGTCCGACACAACTTCACCCCGCTCCTCCGCCCATACCCCCTCTCAGATCACGGGGCTGGACAACCCGCTGGTCATACTGCGCATCGACCCGCGCCACTACGAGTTTCTCCTGCTGTCGCACTCGGAGCAGGGGCATTCGCTCTCGCCTTTCCAGTGGGCTTCGCAGCATGGGCTTTCCGCCGTCATAAACGCCTCCATGTACCTGCCGGATGCAAAAACCAGCACCGGCTACATGCGCAACGGCGACCATGTGAACAACGACTTCATCCACAAACGCTTCGGATCCTTCTTTGTCGCCTCGCCGTTTCCGGACGGCCGGGTTTTCTTTCGCGAAAAGGAGCAGCCTGCCGACGAGGACACCGGAGAATCTTCTCCGCTTCCTGAAGGTCAGACCGGATCTTTCGAAGGCGAAATGCCTTCCGCCACCCTGCTGGACAGGCAGACGGACGACTGGAACCCCCTGATAGACCGCTATGCCGTTGTGGTGCAGAACTTCCGCATGTTCAACGCCGCGCGGATGCCCTTATGGCCGGAGGACGGCAACGCCTTTTCCATAGCCGCCGTGGCTTTGGACGCGCAGGGAAACCTGCTGTTCATCCACTGCCGCACCCCGCTCAGCGTATACAACCTTACCCGCATGCTTCTGGACCTGCCGTTGCGTATCCAAAAGGCCATGTATGTGGAAGGCGGCCCGCAGGCAAGCCTGCATATTCAGGCGGGTAACATCCGCCGCACATGGACAGGCAGATACGCCAGCGACTTCTGGGGCGGCGTGCAGACAGAACGGCCGCTGCCCAACGTCATAGGCGCGCGCAAGCGGAAATAA
- a CDS encoding PhoH family protein, translating into MGRKNYVLDTNVLIENPDCIHNLRNGEENNIFIPYHVLIELNSLKTNPRLRHIISRVVDTLLANKEVIQFIRNDSSISRFTEEVVDNFILREITAAHIDTPILVTNDKILRLQAGLSGIESEELRDSRPFESESQRYTGFVDPSEPKVPNSFSWHEGKPMFHGTEGDVLITYQMNVWNVKPRNIYQNLALMLMQREDLDLVSVQSEAGYGKTYLALATALYLALERKLYEKIYVVKPLIELGTKMGYLPGDVREKMEPYVKYIQDLLVKLHTLRPANRIFANPGEDTLRYNPKRFEILPLAYIRGMNIENAVVIVDESQNLSRVEMRALLTRMGENVKCFCLGDTRQVDNPYLNDANNGLNWVVRKLKGFPNYAHMVLKGERSRGPITDMVLKSKL; encoded by the coding sequence ATGGGCAGGAAAAACTATGTCCTCGATACCAACGTGCTTATCGAAAATCCGGACTGCATCCACAACCTGCGCAACGGTGAAGAGAACAACATCTTCATCCCCTATCACGTCCTCATCGAACTCAATTCCCTGAAGACGAACCCACGCCTGAGACACATCATCTCGCGCGTGGTGGACACCCTGCTCGCCAACAAAGAGGTCATTCAGTTCATCCGCAACGATTCCAGCATCTCCCGGTTCACCGAGGAGGTAGTGGATAACTTCATCCTGCGCGAAATAACCGCCGCGCACATAGATACCCCCATCCTCGTCACCAACGACAAGATCCTGCGCCTCCAAGCCGGGCTTTCCGGCATTGAAAGCGAAGAACTGCGCGATTCCCGCCCCTTTGAATCCGAATCACAACGCTACACCGGATTCGTAGACCCGTCCGAGCCCAAAGTGCCCAACTCCTTTTCATGGCATGAGGGCAAGCCCATGTTTCATGGTACAGAAGGTGATGTCCTCATCACCTACCAGATGAACGTGTGGAACGTAAAACCTCGCAACATCTACCAAAACCTTGCTCTCATGCTCATGCAGCGCGAAGATCTGGACCTCGTCTCCGTGCAGTCAGAGGCAGGCTACGGCAAAACCTACCTCGCCCTTGCCACAGCCCTTTATCTGGCACTGGAACGCAAGCTCTATGAAAAGATATACGTGGTGAAGCCACTCATCGAACTCGGCACCAAAATGGGCTACCTGCCCGGCGATGTACGCGAAAAAATGGAGCCATACGTCAAATACATCCAAGACCTGCTGGTCAAGCTCCACACGTTGCGCCCCGCCAACCGTATCTTCGCCAACCCCGGCGAAGACACCCTGCGCTATAACCCCAAACGGTTCGAAATCCTCCCCCTTGCCTACATCCGGGGCATGAATATCGAAAACGCGGTGGTCATTGTAGATGAGTCGCAAAACCTCTCCCGTGTGGAAATGCGCGCCCTGCTCACCCGCATGGGCGAAAACGTAAAATGCTTCTGCCTTGGCGACACCCGGCAGGTAGACAACCCCTATCTCAATGATGCCAACAACGGCCTGAACTGGGTGGTCCGCAAACTCAAGGGGTTCCCCAACTACGCTCACATGGTGCTCAAGGGCGAACGCTCGCGCGGTCCCATCACAGACATGGTCCTCAAGTCCAAACTCTGA
- a CDS encoding FmdB family zinc ribbon protein — MPLYDFECRVCGGQFEELAHPDSTGGETCPACGSTDTERRLSAHSPLPGSGTNRVPGSLLRGGGAKMENVPMPKLKKPIPKRPVIRPGGCGSPGGCGGCSGAK; from the coding sequence ATGCCGTTATACGATTTTGAATGCCGCGTCTGCGGCGGACAGTTTGAAGAACTGGCACATCCCGACTCCACCGGCGGCGAAACCTGCCCCGCCTGCGGCAGCACGGATACGGAACGCCGCCTCAGCGCACACAGCCCCCTTCCCGGCAGCGGAACCAACAGGGTCCCCGGCAGCCTGCTGCGCGGCGGCGGAGCAAAGATGGAAAATGTTCCCATGCCCAAACTTAAAAAGCCCATTCCCAAACGCCCTGTCATCCGCCCCGGCGGATGCGGGTCTCCGGGCGGATGCGGCGGATGCAGCGGCGCCAAGTAA
- a CDS encoding MarR family winged helix-turn-helix transcriptional regulator, with translation MHERRVSFGYRIGQLHRLAAQHIRRNLAPLGIEQGQVPFLAELFHEEGQTQEMLAARLHIDKGVTARTLARLEEAGLVLRRQNPANRRQKLVYLAESMRSRREEFFAPLHRLTEELAQGFSEEERAATLALLDRMIGNLCCQRIVDDEAVRGHAQCAVPPCRSVPDSGE, from the coding sequence ATGCATGAACGAAGGGTTTCGTTCGGTTACAGGATAGGACAGTTGCACAGGCTTGCGGCGCAGCATATCCGCCGTAATCTGGCTCCGCTGGGCATAGAGCAGGGGCAGGTGCCTTTTCTTGCGGAGTTGTTCCACGAAGAGGGGCAGACGCAGGAAATGCTGGCCGCGCGGCTGCACATAGACAAAGGGGTAACAGCGCGCACTCTTGCCCGGCTGGAGGAGGCGGGGCTTGTGCTGCGCAGACAGAACCCGGCGAACAGGCGGCAGAAACTGGTTTATCTTGCGGAGTCCATGCGGAGCAGGCGAGAGGAATTTTTTGCTCCGCTGCACAGGCTTACGGAGGAGCTGGCGCAGGGATTTTCTGAAGAGGAGCGGGCAGCCACGCTGGCTTTGCTGGACAGGATGATAGGCAATCTGTGCTGCCAGCGAATAGTCGATGACGAAGCGGTGCGCGGACATGCCCAGTGCGCGGTGCCGCCTTGCCGTTCCGTGCCGGATTCTGGTGAATGA
- a CDS encoding nitroreductase family protein has protein sequence MNFSDILARRRAVNFFDTERDVPPALLEQMVHMAANAPSGFNLQPWNLIVLRGQEEKMRLRKVAMNQPKVSEAPVVFIVLADTKGWEKGHPTLERNFSEMLAAGSMKEEQREWFYGACRKLYGTSRDTELAFGVKNTAFFAMSLMYAASSLGLDTHPMDGFNHEGVMREFGIPAERYWIPLLMAVGYFRPGETRPEPKWRKAYEDIVVRFDTPSQG, from the coding sequence ATGAATTTCTCAGACATCCTTGCACGGCGGCGCGCCGTCAACTTTTTCGATACGGAACGCGATGTCCCGCCCGCTCTGCTGGAGCAGATGGTGCACATGGCGGCCAATGCCCCTTCAGGTTTCAACCTGCAACCATGGAACCTGATTGTCCTGCGCGGGCAGGAAGAGAAAATGCGGCTCCGCAAAGTCGCCATGAACCAGCCCAAAGTAAGCGAGGCACCCGTGGTGTTCATTGTTCTGGCGGATACCAAGGGCTGGGAAAAGGGCCACCCCACTCTGGAGCGCAACTTCTCAGAAATGCTCGCCGCAGGCTCCATGAAGGAGGAGCAGCGGGAGTGGTTCTACGGTGCCTGCCGTAAACTCTACGGCACAAGCCGTGATACGGAACTGGCCTTCGGTGTGAAAAACACCGCCTTCTTCGCCATGTCCCTCATGTACGCCGCAAGCAGTCTCGGTCTGGACACCCATCCCATGGACGGCTTCAACCATGAAGGCGTCATGCGCGAATTCGGCATCCCTGCGGAGAGATACTGGATACCGCTGCTCATGGCCGTGGGCTATTTCCGTCCGGGAGAAACCCGCCCCGAACCCAAATGGCGCAAGGCATACGAAGATATCGTGGTGCGTTTCGACACGCCGTCACAGGGCTGA
- a CDS encoding tetratricopeptide repeat protein → MSSACKADVSAMACAFTEKPMRGVFSLEQAAVIGHGTTKRTTVSVQYFYALEEDDGRFSVRLVNDKHLPTGDAEYLTLEEILERYNPEPGMYHEKVFPAMREIAKMVARGERHLTNGEPYSAEMEFLAALKLDEDHVRATFGLGLAYLARQQTEKADKVFQKLVKMRAAFEEEHKHMFNTFGIQLRKNGMYPQALKFYARAQQLCGADDHLMFNMARCLCEVGDAENSCKYLHKALELNPGLTEASRLLRSLEKGSCNLA, encoded by the coding sequence ATGAGTTCGGCATGCAAGGCAGATGTTTCTGCAATGGCCTGCGCGTTTACGGAAAAACCCATGCGGGGGGTTTTTTCCCTGGAGCAGGCAGCCGTTATAGGGCACGGCACCACAAAACGCACCACGGTTTCCGTGCAGTATTTTTACGCGCTGGAAGAGGATGACGGGCGTTTTTCCGTGCGCCTTGTCAACGACAAGCATCTGCCCACAGGCGATGCGGAGTATCTGACGCTGGAGGAGATTCTGGAGCGGTACAACCCGGAACCGGGCATGTATCACGAGAAGGTTTTTCCCGCCATGCGCGAGATTGCAAAGATGGTGGCGCGTGGTGAGCGGCACCTGACCAACGGTGAGCCGTACAGTGCCGAAATGGAATTTCTGGCAGCCCTGAAGCTGGATGAGGACCATGTGCGTGCCACATTCGGGCTCGGGCTGGCTTATCTTGCGCGGCAGCAGACGGAAAAGGCGGACAAGGTGTTCCAGAAGCTGGTGAAGATGCGTGCCGCCTTTGAAGAAGAGCACAAGCATATGTTCAACACCTTTGGCATACAGCTGCGCAAGAACGGCATGTATCCGCAGGCATTGAAGTTTTACGCCCGCGCACAGCAGTTGTGCGGTGCGGACGACCACCTTATGTTCAACATGGCGCGTTGCCTGTGCGAGGTGGGCGATGCCGAAAACTCCTGCAAGTACCTGCATAAGGCGCTGGAACTGAACCCCGGCCTTACCGAGGCATCGCGCCTGCTCCGTTCCCTTGAGAAGGGAAGCTGCAATCTGGCGTAG
- a CDS encoding tetratricopeptide repeat protein: protein MAYGEYELMYPVRGVFSTDKEMKIGFGATRRTVMQNVLVYVEQEPDGAPEPLPVTEEAESGPAETGGSGNEPGSSELSDLPELPDLPDLPDLPNFMDMPGPKDASAEQGRKKTIRLWGQTINDQDVPSGERFRISMEELLNAYLPDPAAYQLRVLPAMRRLNGNIARGERHRQNGELYSAEFEFQNALQVDETNVRATFGLGLVYLDRREAEKAGRVFERLVELEAAFQAPHKHMFNEFGIKLRKNGMYTQALRFYARAVQLASHDDHLMYNIARSLHESGDSEAAVKYMHKALDLNPKLEAAQKLLKFLKKKLTPEN, encoded by the coding sequence GTGGCATACGGTGAGTATGAGCTTATGTATCCTGTCCGGGGGGTGTTTTCCACGGACAAGGAGATGAAGATCGGGTTCGGGGCAACCCGCCGTACCGTTATGCAGAATGTGCTGGTCTATGTTGAGCAGGAGCCGGACGGCGCGCCTGAACCCCTGCCGGTAACGGAAGAGGCGGAGAGCGGACCCGCGGAGACGGGCGGAAGCGGCAACGAGCCGGGGTCGTCTGAGTTGTCTGACCTGCCTGAATTGCCTGATCTGCCTGACCTGCCTGATCTGCCTAATTTTATGGACATGCCCGGTCCGAAGGATGCTTCTGCAGAGCAGGGACGCAAAAAGACCATACGGCTGTGGGGGCAGACCATCAATGATCAGGATGTGCCGTCCGGCGAGCGGTTCCGCATAAGCATGGAAGAGTTGCTGAATGCGTATCTGCCTGATCCGGCGGCGTATCAGTTGCGGGTGCTGCCCGCCATGCGCAGGCTGAACGGAAACATAGCGCGCGGAGAACGGCACAGGCAGAACGGAGAGCTGTACAGCGCGGAGTTTGAGTTCCAGAATGCGTTGCAGGTGGATGAAACCAACGTGCGCGCCACCTTTGGGCTGGGACTGGTGTATCTGGACAGGCGGGAGGCGGAAAAGGCCGGACGCGTTTTTGAGCGGCTGGTTGAGCTGGAGGCGGCGTTTCAGGCACCGCATAAACATATGTTCAACGAGTTTGGCATAAAGCTGCGCAAAAATGGCATGTATACGCAGGCATTGCGGTTTTATGCCCGGGCTGTGCAGCTTGCCTCGCACGATGACCACCTCATGTACAACATTGCCCGGTCGCTGCACGAATCCGGAGACAGCGAGGCTGCCGTGAAGTACATGCATAAGGCGCTGGATTTGAATCCCAAACTGGAAGCCGCGCAGAAGCTTTTGAAATTTTTGAAGAAAAAATTGACCCCGGAAAATTGA